Part of the Methylophaga nitratireducenticrescens genome is shown below.
TTCAGCGCTTACATGAACAGGCCGTTGAAGAATTGAAGCATATGCTTACCGTGTATGGTTATTATTCCCCCGAAGTTGCAGCCGAGTTAACCGAAACAGATGAAAATAATTGGTTAGCCAAATATAAAATTGATCTTGGTCAGCCAATTATCATTCGCCAGATTGATGCCGCAGTGGAGGGGGATGCCAAGACGGATCCAGCCTTTACCAAAATACTCAATAAACTGCCGCTAAAGATTGGGGACCATTTTGATCATCAGAGTTATGAAAATACCAAAAAAGCCTTTTTGAGACTTGCAGCTGAGCGTGGTTATTTTGACGGTGCGTTTGCCTGTAGCAAAGTCAGTGTCGATATAGAAGCCGAAGCTGCCGATATTTGTCTGGTATACGACTCAAAGCAACGCTATCAATTCGGTGACATTGAATTTCCCGATACCGTTGTCAATGCAAATCTACTTGAGGCTATGACACCAATTGAACCCGGCGAGCCCTTCGATGCCAATAAATTACTCAGGCTGCGAAATAATTTACAAAACAGTGGTTACTTCGCCACGGTCTCAGCCCAGGCGATGACATCTGTTCGTGAAAAGGCAGAAGTGCCGATAGACGTTTCGCTGAATGAAAATCTTAAGCATCGCTATAGCGCAGGTATCGGATATGGTACGGATACAGGCGCCAGAATGAGTCTGGGCTGGCAGAACCGGTACGTGAATGAGCGTGGACACAGACTCTCGGTTGAAAGCCGTCTATCGCAGATTGCCACTCGGGTTGGGGCTGATTACCAGATGCCATTCTGGAGTGAAAATATTGATACGGTGGGTTTCAATACAGAATATAAACAAGAAGATACTGATACCAGTGAAAGTCGATCCATAGCTGTTGGGACTTATTACAACCGAATGCGTTGGGGCTGGGAAGAAACCGGTAGCATCAAGTTTTTAAATGAAAGTTTTGATGTGTCTGACGAATCAGCTTCCACTTCATTACTGATTCCCGGTATTGCGTATGCAAGAACCTGGGCAGATGACACACTTTATACCCGCCAGGGTGGACGAGTCAGTTTGGAACTAAGTGGTGCGGCTGAAGGTATTTTATCTGATATCAGTTTTAGTCAGATCGTCGTCCGTGGTAAATATATCCAGGGGTTTGGTGAGTCAAACCGAATTATCACCCGTGCGACAGTTGGTGCAACAGAGGTCAATGACTTTTCACAATTACCCAGCTCTCTACGTTTCTTTGCTGGTGGTGATAACAGCATTCGTGGTTTTGATTATGAATTATTGGGTCCGGAAAATGATCTGGATGAAGTCATTGGGGGGCGTTATCTGGCGGTAGGGAGTGTCGAATATGAACATATGTTTGTTAGAAACTGGGGCGCTGCAATTTTTACTGATTTTGGTAACGCATTCAATAGTTGGTCTGATCCAATAGAGTATAGTGTGGGTGTAGGCATTCGCTGGCGTTCACCAGTTGGCTTGATTCGTGTTGATATAGCCAATGGGATTTCAGATGAAGACAAGCCTTTCGGTTTGCATATCGTGATAGGGCCTGATTTGTGATAAAACGCGCATTATGGATAATCGCAATTGTATTGCTACTGGTTGTTCCAGCAGCAATGTATTGGTTATTGATGACAAAGTCCGGTTTTAACACCGCACTCAATTTCACTCAGCAATCTCTTCCAGCACTGTCGATTGATGAAGCAAGTGGCCGGCTTTATGACGGCATTTATCTGCAAGGTGTCTCGTATGAACCTGAAGAGGGTGATGCGTTTTATATAAAAAGTATTGATGCTCGCTGGCAGTTATGGTCGTTGCTTTCCAGCCGTTTGATTATTAATCAGTTACATATCGACCGGTTGCAAATTAAACAAAAAGATGGGCTGGATGAAGAAGTTACCGCAGATGAAGACTTTACGGTGCCGGATATCAGTCTTCCATTGGCAATTCATTTACGTTCTTTCCGAATAACACATGCAGAACGGCTTAGTCCTCAAGGCGATATAACGCCATTGTTCGATCGTTTTGATACGTCATTACGGG
Proteins encoded:
- a CDS encoding autotransporter assembly complex protein TamA — encoded protein: MCLFQPFMVWADTEKNIKIELEGIEKDWSETIVNGLSINRQKNSPRLDSRSVQRLHEQAVEELKHMLTVYGYYSPEVAAELTETDENNWLAKYKIDLGQPIIIRQIDAAVEGDAKTDPAFTKILNKLPLKIGDHFDHQSYENTKKAFLRLAAERGYFDGAFACSKVSVDIEAEAADICLVYDSKQRYQFGDIEFPDTVVNANLLEAMTPIEPGEPFDANKLLRLRNNLQNSGYFATVSAQAMTSVREKAEVPIDVSLNENLKHRYSAGIGYGTDTGARMSLGWQNRYVNERGHRLSVESRLSQIATRVGADYQMPFWSENIDTVGFNTEYKQEDTDTSESRSIAVGTYYNRMRWGWEETGSIKFLNESFDVSDESASTSLLIPGIAYARTWADDTLYTRQGGRVSLELSGAAEGILSDISFSQIVVRGKYIQGFGESNRIITRATVGATEVNDFSQLPSSLRFFAGGDNSIRGFDYELLGPENDLDEVIGGRYLAVGSVEYEHMFVRNWGAAIFTDFGNAFNSWSDPIEYSVGVGIRWRSPVGLIRVDIANGISDEDKPFGLHIVIGPDL